The genomic DNA GTCAAAGTATTCTTGCAAAGACTTGAGTGCTTCCTCTGGCTTTCCAGTCTGTTGGAAGACTGTGGCAAGGTTGAAGCTGTGCAGTCCGGGTTTCGCAACGCGATGCTTAGAGGCTTCTTCATAAGCTTTGAGAGCCAGCTCTGGTTTGCCAGCTTTTAAGAAGGTGTCTCCAAACTCGTCAAAGTTCTGACCGGGATTCTTCAACAGGTCATCAAGGTCGGAACCGTCGACGTCGCCATTCAAAATGCGATTCATGACCAGTTCGTATTTCTCGGCTGCCTTGTCAAAATCTTTGTTGAGACGGTGATACAATCCGAGTCCGATCTGAGTGAGCAACTCCTCCTTCGTGCCTGATTGAATCGAACGTGTGCCGAGTGCTCGCTCCATCAGGTCAATCGCTTGGTCGATTTTAGTCTGACGCTGATACACAGCTGCCATCACCATGACCAGTTCGTACCCCTGATCAGTTTTTTGAGCCGCCTGCAAGGCATAGTTCTCGGCTTCTTCCACACGACGAGGGTTGGTTAGCAGCAGGGGGATGATAGCTTTGTATGGATCGATTGAGCTTGGATCGAGCTTGATTGCTTGCTCGAACTCATGAAGAGCCGCTGGAATTCGACGTCGCTCCATGGCAATCCGGCCAGCCATGTATCGTGCGAGAGCGGACTTCTTCTTTTGCGATTGAGCAGATTCGGGATTTTTCGGCGTCATCGTTCGGACGACTTCACCAGTTTGCGGATTGATTAAACCTTCAAAGCGGCTTGCTCGTTGAGGCAATTCTGGCGTTGGTGGCAACTTTGTCTCTGCGATTGCGCTGGCAGCAAATACAAAGAGCAACGACATCGCTATCAAGATTGACTGAAAAGTTTTACGAGATGATCCCGTCATCATGATTCCTTTCTCGGTTTCTATGAACCGTGGATAAGATATGCTGAAATCATAGTCAATTCGTTTCCAACTGACCAACAGGAACCTGTTTGCAAAATTCTCGTTTTAGCCACCAACTCTCAGACGACGGGTGAGTCAGTTTCAGTTTCCTTAGAGTAGCGATGACGCAGAGAGAACGTGAGCCTGGGAGCCGACTCAAGTACAAATCTCCTCGACCATGCTGTCCAGAAAGATTTTTCGAGTGACTCAAGTACCAGGCGATATTTGTTCAACAGACCTGACAGGGAAAGATTGATCACATGACTGGTCTTGAGAGCCAAGCTTATGGAGAGCGGTCCAGAAGTTAGTGAAAGCGGCTTTCACGGGCACAATGGAGAGCAAGCTGTTCGAACAGGGCAGGGCCACGAAACCATCGTCCCGAATGGCTCTCCGGGACGATGATTCCTGCAGTTGATGGTTCCTGGCGACGACGAAGTGGACTCGCTTTTGGCTGCTGCAATTAAGCAGCGCCGACTTATGCAGCGTCGGCCTGATCGTGGTTCTGGTATTGGTTCAGCTTGTTGTAAAGCGTTTTCAAAGCGATTCCCAACTCATCAGAAGTTTGTGGTTTATCGCCGTTATACTTCTCGAGAGTTTGCATGATCACTTCTTCCTCGATCTCACGGAGCGTGAGTGGGTGAGTGAAGTTGGTGACCAGGAATGGTTTATCGGAGCTGCCAGCTTTTCTCGAAACGCTACCCGGAAGATGTTCCGGCTCGATCGTTTGTCCACCAGAAAGAATCACAGCATGTTCGACTGCATTCGCCAGCTCGCGCACGTTTCCTGCCCAGTCGTGCGAACGCATCATCTCGACAGCTTTGGGCGAAATCAGGTCGCGTCGCACTGAGGCACGCTTCGTGCATCGAGCAATCAGGAACAGTGCCAGTTCGTGGATGTCATCTTTGCGCTCACGCAGGGAAGGGAGACGAATTTCGAATGTATTGACTCGGAAGAAAAGGTCTTCGCGGAAGCTGCCTTCAGCGACCATGTCTTGCAGGTTTCGATTCGTTGCACACACAACACGAACGTCAACATTGAACGATTCGTTTTCTCCCACGCGGCGGACTTCGCCAGATTCCAGGAAGCGAAGCATCTTGACCTGCATAGATTTATCGAGTTCTCCAAGCTCATCGAGGAACAATGTCCCTCCGTTGGCGACTTCAATAAGACCTTTGCGAGGAGTCTCTGCTCCTGTGAACGCACCTTTTTTATGGCCGAAGAGTTCACTCTCGACGAGATTGTCTGGCAACGCACCGCAGTTGACTGCGACAAACGGCATTTTGGAACGGGAGCTGTGTTCGTGGATACTCCGGGCGACAACTTCTTTACCGGTTCCGGTTTCTCCGAGAATCAAAACACTTGAATCGGTCGGCGCGATACGTTCAACGAGCGTCTTGACTCGCTGCATTGGCTCAGTTTCGCCGATGAGTTGAGTCTTCCCACGGACCGACTGCAACTCTGTTTCAAGTGCCATCGCACGATTTTCGAGCGACCGTTTCGCTGCCACTCGATTAAGAACGTTGGCGATCTCGACAATTTTATAAGGTTTGCGAAGGAAGTCGTAAGCTCCCGAGCGAATCGCACGAATAGCATCTTCAATCCCGCCGTGACCGGTACTGATGATGATGTCCGTCTCGATCTTCTGCTTGTTGATGTGTTCGATCACACCCCAACCATCGATCCCAGGCATCTTCAGGTCGGTAATGACGGCATCGTATGCATTTTCTGAAAGAGCATCGATAGCTTCCTGACCACCTTCACAAACTGTCACATCGTGACCAATTTGTTCGAGCTCGTCACCCATCACCATACGGATCGGTGCCTCATCATCGACGAACAGCAATCGCAAACGCTGAGCGCCCTTTGCGCTCGCGTCGTCAGTCCTTGACGACATATTGACTTCCTGTCGGCTGCAACGACGCACTTAGAAATAAGGAACACTTACAAAACCTGAAGAAGCGATTGGAACTCAAGAGAATGACAATCGTTTCGAGAGTTTTGTCAGCGGCCTAAGTTTGTCGGTCATGAATATTTATTGAATGAGATGAGTGTGATAACAGAAACGTAGAAACGTGGCAATTCGATTTCTTGATGG from Thalassoglobus polymorphus includes the following:
- a CDS encoding sigma-54-dependent transcriptional regulator, whose amino-acid sequence is MSSRTDDASAKGAQRLRLLFVDDEAPIRMVMGDELEQIGHDVTVCEGGQEAIDALSENAYDAVITDLKMPGIDGWGVIEHINKQKIETDIIISTGHGGIEDAIRAIRSGAYDFLRKPYKIVEIANVLNRVAAKRSLENRAMALETELQSVRGKTQLIGETEPMQRVKTLVERIAPTDSSVLILGETGTGKEVVARSIHEHSSRSKMPFVAVNCGALPDNLVESELFGHKKGAFTGAETPRKGLIEVANGGTLFLDELGELDKSMQVKMLRFLESGEVRRVGENESFNVDVRVVCATNRNLQDMVAEGSFREDLFFRVNTFEIRLPSLRERKDDIHELALFLIARCTKRASVRRDLISPKAVEMMRSHDWAGNVRELANAVEHAVILSGGQTIEPEHLPGSVSRKAGSSDKPFLVTNFTHPLTLREIEEEVIMQTLEKYNGDKPQTSDELGIALKTLYNKLNQYQNHDQADAA